GATATCCACAATAAGACATTTCAATGTGTTTATCCATCCTTCCCCTCCTAATTAAAGCAGGATCAAGTTTATCCACAAAATTTGTTGTGAATATTATTATCCTCTCTCCTCCACAAGCAGACCAAATTCCATCAATAAAATTCAACAAACTTGAAAGAGTTACAtcacttttattattataactctTTTTCTTCactacttcttcttcttcttcatcctccTCCTCGTTCTTCCTTTGGCTAGTAAGATCAAGCGAACAATCAATATCCTCGATAACAATTATTGATTTGCTCGACGTATCAATCAAAAGTTTTTTCAACTCATTGTTATCAAGAACACTTGTTAATTCAAGATCATAAACATCATAGTTCATAAAATTAGCAATAGCAGATATCATGGTAGATTTTCCAGTTCCTGGAGGACCAAAAAGTAAATAACCAAGTTTCCAAGCTTTTCCAATTCTGTTATAGTACTCTTTGCCTTTTGAGAACATAATAAGATCGTTTATGATCTCTTCTTTCTTACATGGTTCCATAGCAAGTGTTTCAAAACATGCAGGGTGCTGAAAAGTTGTGTGACTCCACTTTGGTTTTCCCATATAATCGCTTGGCTTGTTGGTGTAAAGCTTTAATTGCCTATTCTTCATTGTAATAGCCTTTCCTTGTTCTAACACATGTTGAATGTAAGAGGTAGTGATGAGATCACGATGATTTTTGTGGAAGGTTAGTGTTAAGAATCTTTGTTCATAAGAATTAGGTGTTTTTGGGTGGGTGCGATTAGCAAGCC
The sequence above is drawn from the Cicer arietinum cultivar CDC Frontier isolate Library 1 unplaced genomic scaffold, Cicar.CDCFrontier_v2.0 Ca_scaffold_5639_v2.0, whole genome shotgun sequence genome and encodes:
- the LOC101489298 gene encoding LOW QUALITY PROTEIN: AAA-ATPase ASD, mitochondrial-like (The sequence of the model RefSeq protein was modified relative to this genomic sequence to represent the inferred CDS: deleted 2 bases in 1 codon) translates to MGIVEIWSNLWSFMASIMFVYVMYGQFLPYNLLEYIEKYTRKLTNIVNPYVEINFFEKSGDSFEHDETYELIQTYLSANSSQNAKRLTAKIVKESKHHETPRVLLTLGDYEEIIENFKGIKVWWLANRTHPKTPNSYEQRFLTLTFHKNHRDLITTSYIQHVLEQGKAITMKNRQLKLYTNKPSDYMGKPKWSHTTFQHPACFETLAMEPCKKEEIINDLIMFSKGKEYYNRIGKAWKLGYLLFGPPGTGKSTMISAIANFMNYDVYDLELTSVLDNNELKKLLIDTSSKSIIVIEDIDCSLDLTSQRKNEEEDEEEEEVVKKKSYNNKSDVTLSSLLNFIDGIWSACGGERIIIFTTNFVDKLDPALIRRGRMDKHIEMSYCGYQAFKILAKNYLDVESHDELFPIIEKLLGETNMTPADVAENLIPKSINDDFQTCLNNLIQSLHTSKQKAEEKA